One genomic region from Thalassotalea sp. PS06 encodes:
- a CDS encoding McrC family protein: protein MKRIQAAITVFEFGYVGIGEKAEHSKRISKISQSSFAYLKQLCLCDQSESRFLSLKSIDNTEVLQLQNYAGVLFTPDGTQIEVLPKIGRKLDGEDSQTRARDSLLNMLATLGSFRHIRTNNANLSKSKMPLLEVFIGQFLDSVNVLIKKGLRSDYIGRESNLSFLKGKLLVSKQLRENSIDKHKFHVEHDEFVLDRPINRLIHLALHKVSTYSSSAANQKLAKELLFAFTDIPISTNVKNDLSAVKLDRGMNYYKEPFDWARLILEGFSPLTMMGSSYASSLLFPLETVFESYVASIIATQLPQHMDLETQTKAESLVSFNKRKFFRLQPDLLITENSKRIVVLDTKWKLIDSRKDNGIDKFGLSQADLYQMFAYGHQYLSGYGELFLIYPSHDDFIEPIEIPFEYSSELKLWVIPFDVSDNVDDNKRLTFPSNSIFQIPN, encoded by the coding sequence GTGAAAAGGATTCAAGCTGCAATAACAGTATTTGAATTTGGCTATGTAGGCATTGGCGAAAAAGCAGAACATTCGAAACGCATAAGTAAAATCAGTCAATCATCATTTGCATACTTGAAGCAACTTTGCCTATGCGACCAATCTGAAAGCCGCTTTCTTAGCTTAAAGAGTATAGATAATACTGAGGTACTCCAACTCCAGAACTATGCTGGGGTGTTGTTTACGCCAGATGGTACTCAAATTGAAGTCTTGCCTAAAATTGGGCGAAAGCTGGATGGCGAAGATAGCCAAACCAGGGCACGTGATTCTTTGCTCAATATGTTGGCAACACTTGGCTCATTTCGCCACATTCGCACTAATAACGCCAATTTATCTAAGTCTAAAATGCCTTTACTTGAAGTATTTATTGGTCAATTTCTTGATTCAGTGAATGTACTGATTAAAAAAGGGCTACGAAGTGATTATATTGGACGTGAAAGCAACCTATCTTTTTTGAAGGGAAAATTGCTAGTTAGTAAGCAGTTGAGAGAGAACTCCATTGATAAACATAAATTTCATGTTGAACATGATGAGTTTGTACTTGATAGACCAATTAATAGATTAATTCACCTAGCATTACATAAAGTCTCTACTTATTCTTCCAGCGCTGCAAATCAAAAGTTAGCTAAAGAACTTTTATTTGCTTTTACAGATATCCCGATAAGTACAAATGTCAAAAATGATTTGTCTGCCGTTAAGTTAGATCGTGGGATGAATTATTATAAAGAACCTTTTGATTGGGCTAGATTAATTCTGGAAGGATTTTCACCTTTGACGATGATGGGCAGCAGTTATGCGTCATCATTACTATTTCCGCTAGAAACTGTTTTTGAAAGCTACGTAGCGTCAATTATAGCAACGCAATTACCTCAACATATGGATCTTGAGACTCAAACAAAAGCTGAGTCGCTAGTGTCATTTAATAAACGAAAATTTTTTCGTTTACAACCTGATCTACTAATCACAGAAAATAGCAAAAGAATTGTGGTATTGGATACAAAATGGAAGCTAATCGACAGTAGAAAAGACAATGGCATTGATAAATTTGGGCTGTCCCAGGCCGATTTGTATCAAATGTTCGCCTATGGTCATCAATACTTATCCGGTTATGGAGAACTGTTCTTAATATATCCTAGTCATGATGATTTCATTGAACCTATTGAAATCCCATTCGAATACAGTAGTGAATTAAAACTATGGGTAATTCCTTTTGATGTTTCTGATAATGTCGATGACAACAAAAGGCTCACATTTCCCTCAAACAGTATTTTCCAAATACCAAACTAG
- a CDS encoding class I SAM-dependent DNA methyltransferase: MITGKLKSDIDKLWEEFWTGGIANPLTVIEQITFLMYARLLDLHEQRDEKRQKLRGGEFKRRFSEDQQHIRWHRFIHQDKDSMLKEVRDEVFPHFKSTSGEGSLFAGFMKDAQCMIQKPTLMESAVEMINKLPLEDSDTKGDLYEYLLSKLTTAGINGQFRTPRHIIRAMIEMLDPTHEDRIIDPSCGTAGFLTVAYEYLMEKYTSPEGVHTETVVNEKGEEQKVKIFSGDLLVEHRDHVNTDMFHGFDFDTTMLRIAAMNLVMHGVTEPDIHYQDTLSGSFTERFPTQSKDSYTICAANPPFKGSLDEEDVDPAILRMVKTKKTELLFVAQILRLLKNGGKAAIIVPDGVLFGSSNAHQQLRKHIVENNELQGVVSLPSGVFKPYAGVSTAVLFITKGSQTDHVWFYDLKADGFSLDDKRTPIKDNDLPDLVAKFKARDKAIADTETNDKTKKAFWVSKDEIVSNKYDLSINRYKEVVYQQEEHDDPKDILANLVSLENEILADLKDLEKML; this comes from the coding sequence ATGATCACTGGTAAATTAAAAAGCGATATTGACAAGTTATGGGAAGAGTTCTGGACGGGCGGCATTGCTAATCCACTCACCGTAATCGAACAAATCACTTTTTTAATGTATGCCCGTTTGCTCGACTTACACGAGCAGCGCGACGAAAAACGCCAAAAGCTAAGAGGTGGAGAGTTCAAGCGCCGTTTTAGTGAAGACCAACAACATATTCGTTGGCACCGCTTCATCCACCAAGATAAAGACAGCATGTTAAAAGAGGTGCGTGATGAGGTATTTCCTCATTTCAAAAGCACTTCGGGTGAAGGTTCATTGTTTGCTGGGTTTATGAAAGACGCACAATGCATGATCCAAAAACCAACGTTAATGGAATCCGCAGTTGAGATGATCAACAAATTGCCATTGGAAGACAGCGATACCAAAGGTGATTTATACGAATACTTGCTTAGCAAGTTAACAACAGCAGGGATTAATGGTCAGTTTAGAACACCGCGCCATATCATTCGCGCCATGATCGAAATGCTAGACCCAACACATGAAGATCGTATTATCGATCCTAGCTGTGGCACAGCCGGATTTTTAACGGTGGCCTATGAGTATTTAATGGAGAAATACACGTCACCAGAAGGTGTTCATACTGAAACAGTAGTGAATGAAAAAGGCGAAGAGCAAAAGGTAAAAATCTTTAGTGGTGATTTATTGGTTGAGCATCGCGATCATGTAAACACCGATATGTTTCATGGCTTCGATTTTGATACTACCATGTTACGTATCGCCGCGATGAACCTAGTCATGCATGGCGTGACTGAGCCTGATATTCATTACCAAGACACGTTAAGTGGTAGCTTTACAGAGCGCTTCCCAACGCAAAGTAAAGATTCTTATACCATATGTGCAGCCAACCCACCGTTCAAAGGCTCATTAGATGAAGAAGACGTAGACCCTGCAATATTGCGTATGGTGAAAACCAAGAAGACAGAGCTATTGTTTGTCGCGCAAATTCTTCGTTTACTTAAAAACGGTGGTAAAGCGGCGATTATAGTACCTGATGGCGTACTATTTGGTTCATCAAATGCACATCAACAACTACGTAAACACATAGTTGAAAATAATGAACTTCAAGGTGTTGTTTCATTACCATCCGGTGTATTTAAACCATACGCAGGGGTATCTACCGCTGTTCTTTTTATTACCAAAGGCTCTCAAACAGACCATGTTTGGTTTTATGATTTAAAAGCCGATGGCTTCTCACTAGACGACAAACGTACACCGATAAAAGATAATGATCTTCCTGATTTAGTAGCCAAGTTTAAAGCCCGTGATAAAGCAATTGCTGACACTGAGACAAACGATAAAACCAAAAAAGCATTTTGGGTGAGTAAAGACGAGATAGTTTCTAATAAATACGACTTGTCGATTAATCGCTATAAAGAAGTGGTTTACCAGCAGGAAGAGCATGACGATCCAAAAGATATTCTGGCAAATTTAGTTAGCTTAGAAAATGAAATATTAGCTGACTTAAAAGATCTGGAGAAGATGCTGTGA
- a CDS encoding restriction endonuclease subunit S: MSWQLVSLGEVAPSKPLKNPDITNEDSVWQLNLDKVQSQSGIVIEKVYDSVESAGSSTHWFDERHVLYSKLRPYLNKVVLPDEQGLATTELVPLCPDENRLDRKYLAYYLKSNQFVSWISDQVAGAKMPRVSMKVFWEHQIPLPPLDEQKRIASILDKADSVRRKRQKAINLADEFLRSVFLNMFGDPVTNPKGWEKKPLAKVFKLSSGKGLTAKNMDSDGEYNVYGGNGINGRHSQYMFDEPQLIIGRVGVYCGAIHITKPKSWVTDNALFVKEYLEEINIDYIAQLLELANLNQYAGKAAQPLVSGNRIYPLEMIIPPLQEQVKFSIVKKQFLAMRSKVDNSMLDKSGLFNALCQKAFTGEL; the protein is encoded by the coding sequence GTGAGTTGGCAACTAGTTTCTTTAGGTGAAGTTGCGCCTTCAAAACCACTAAAAAATCCTGATATAACCAATGAGGACTCTGTTTGGCAGCTTAATCTAGATAAAGTCCAATCACAATCTGGAATAGTGATAGAAAAAGTTTATGACTCGGTTGAATCGGCAGGCTCTTCTACACATTGGTTTGATGAGCGACATGTACTTTACTCAAAATTACGCCCTTATTTGAACAAAGTAGTCCTGCCAGATGAGCAAGGATTAGCTACCACAGAATTAGTACCTTTGTGCCCTGATGAAAACAGGTTGGATAGAAAATATTTAGCTTATTATTTAAAATCTAATCAGTTTGTGAGCTGGATAAGTGATCAAGTTGCTGGTGCAAAGATGCCTCGCGTATCTATGAAAGTGTTTTGGGAGCATCAGATTCCACTACCACCACTTGATGAGCAAAAACGAATCGCTTCGATTTTAGATAAAGCCGACAGCGTGCGCCGTAAACGCCAAAAAGCCATCAACCTAGCCGACGAGTTCCTCCGCAGCGTATTCCTAAATATGTTCGGTGATCCTGTTACTAATCCGAAGGGATGGGAAAAAAAGCCTTTAGCTAAAGTGTTCAAACTATCAAGTGGTAAAGGATTAACGGCTAAAAATATGGATTCTGATGGGGAATACAATGTTTATGGTGGTAATGGAATAAATGGTAGGCACTCTCAATATATGTTTGATGAACCCCAATTGATAATAGGGAGAGTAGGAGTTTATTGTGGAGCTATACACATTACGAAACCTAAGTCTTGGGTCACTGATAACGCACTGTTTGTCAAAGAGTACCTAGAAGAAATTAACATTGATTATATAGCTCAACTTTTGGAATTGGCTAATTTAAATCAGTATGCTGGTAAAGCAGCGCAACCCCTAGTTTCTGGGAACAGAATATATCCACTTGAAATGATAATTCCGCCGTTGCAAGAGCAAGTAAAGTTCTCAATTGTAAAAAAACAATTTTTGGCGATGCGTTCTAAAGTTGATAATTCGATGTTAGATAAAAGTGGTTTGTTTAATGCGCTGTGCCAAAAAGCCTTTACTGGTGAATTATGA
- a CDS encoding DUF2130 domain-containing protein: MTSKIILNAEDQITCPHCNSEFPIKEAVAKHLIEKHEDEYQQLLSKELVSLQEQAAKDAEKSIAKTFKKQIETLQEQLADSQDSAKSLQARIAEEKKKAEDKIRESVKLEHDALEESLKSKEEQLASFREQELALRKAKTELEDKQKDMELELARRVENEKETLRSTIHEEFKLKEAEWKKKMDDVAKANDDLQRKLEQKSQQLQGEVLELELEHELAQAYPLDDIDPVGKGTRGADVIQTVRLRTGTVCGKIVWETKRADNWSNNWITKLKADSQEVGGDIAVLVSTVFPAGIEEPMVMKDGVWLVKPALAKGLSEALRTVLTEAQRQKAVSVGKNEQMEALYDYICSTQFVQRIKAVVDHQEQMRLELDKEKSAMQRIWKKREGQIGGITNQMMAICGELQGLSHGSMPLLDDIALLGN; encoded by the coding sequence ATGACCTCAAAAATCATTCTTAACGCCGAAGACCAAATTACTTGTCCTCACTGTAACAGTGAATTCCCAATCAAGGAGGCAGTTGCCAAACACTTGATTGAAAAACACGAAGATGAATATCAGCAACTACTCAGTAAAGAGCTGGTTAGCCTTCAAGAGCAAGCCGCAAAAGATGCTGAAAAGTCTATTGCTAAAACGTTTAAGAAGCAGATTGAAACGCTTCAAGAGCAGCTTGCCGATAGCCAAGACAGCGCTAAATCATTGCAGGCAAGAATTGCTGAAGAGAAGAAAAAAGCGGAAGACAAGATCCGAGAATCGGTCAAACTTGAGCATGATGCTTTGGAAGAGTCTTTGAAATCCAAAGAGGAGCAACTGGCAAGTTTCCGCGAGCAAGAACTAGCATTGCGCAAAGCTAAAACTGAACTTGAAGATAAGCAAAAAGACATGGAGCTTGAATTAGCTCGTCGTGTTGAAAATGAAAAAGAGACATTGCGCTCTACCATACACGAAGAGTTTAAGCTTAAAGAAGCTGAGTGGAAGAAGAAAATGGATGATGTTGCCAAGGCAAACGATGATCTCCAACGCAAACTTGAGCAAAAATCACAGCAGCTTCAAGGTGAAGTGCTTGAGCTTGAGCTAGAGCATGAACTTGCTCAAGCGTATCCGTTAGACGATATCGACCCTGTTGGAAAAGGAACACGCGGTGCTGATGTTATTCAAACGGTTCGATTACGAACTGGCACCGTCTGCGGAAAGATAGTTTGGGAGACCAAACGTGCTGATAACTGGTCAAATAATTGGATCACCAAGCTTAAAGCTGACTCGCAAGAAGTGGGTGGAGATATCGCGGTATTGGTTTCTACGGTATTCCCGGCTGGAATCGAAGAGCCAATGGTTATGAAAGACGGGGTTTGGTTAGTTAAACCAGCACTAGCTAAGGGGCTATCAGAAGCTCTTAGAACAGTATTGACCGAAGCTCAGCGCCAAAAAGCGGTGAGTGTAGGTAAAAATGAGCAAATGGAAGCGCTCTATGACTACATCTGTAGTACGCAGTTTGTGCAGCGTATTAAGGCGGTAGTCGATCACCAAGAGCAAATGCGCTTGGAGCTGGATAAGGAAAAATCAGCGATGCAGCGGATCTGGAAGAAACGCGAAGGGCAAATCGGTGGTATTACTAATCAAATGATGGCGATTTGCGGGGAATTACAAGGCTTGTCGCACGGAAGCATGCCTTTGTTAGATGATATCGCCCTGTTGGGTAACTAA
- a CDS encoding AAA family ATPase codes for MRITKLSLTNFKSFKQEQTIEFAPVTLLFGPNSVGKSSVLMALFYLQQILDKGQCDPQRIEALGGKLVGGFKNLVHRRNLNQSITLKIEYDKGNRVGSSYDFLADLLEEGELDVRISSPVIDVEKVTLEFVISWVEQHQTAYIANYKIWFDGIEIAEVSSDAGLKQPQITSLNYLHPLLLPDDHDEWLIDCFENDMPISNALYDKLLDLLNLYNPSHHEIKDGAARPFEGDDKDLLFTDDCFVSPLQEALNNERDISNQFDSADNMVVVEGETLIHVPIGIEGLSGALPPLGRKLKSSLSLDNEKQNEVFVELLSDILVAPLDNLKKLLNDSLCIGPLRGIPDFLHQPNPYVEQKDWHDGLAAWDVLARGDSELITAVDEWISNENKLGLGYGLAHRVEKHYAEIKRFSPSGSFSPAEEQLKRIISEDLKGATRVPHPDEVKTNYTYSLFDLSNRMSVTPSDIGVGISQLMPLVVAALSRNKRVVACEQPELHVHPRIQVAIGDLLTQTGRATNFLIETHSEHLILRLRKRVRQTTDKELPEGFKPVDKDDISIVYFEPSDEGVITRRIKLDEDGEFTSKWPQGFFSERREEYL; via the coding sequence ATGAGAATAACAAAATTATCGTTAACCAACTTTAAATCATTTAAACAGGAGCAAACCATTGAGTTTGCACCAGTAACTTTATTATTTGGCCCAAACAGTGTCGGTAAAAGCTCGGTATTGATGGCGCTGTTTTATCTTCAACAAATATTGGATAAAGGCCAATGTGATCCACAACGTATTGAAGCTTTAGGTGGTAAATTAGTAGGCGGCTTTAAAAACTTAGTTCACCGCAGAAACTTAAATCAATCTATCACCCTAAAAATCGAATACGACAAAGGTAATCGAGTTGGCAGTAGTTATGACTTTCTAGCCGATTTGCTTGAAGAAGGTGAGCTTGACGTTCGTATCAGTAGCCCGGTTATTGATGTTGAAAAGGTGACATTAGAATTTGTTATCTCTTGGGTAGAACAGCATCAAACAGCTTATATCGCCAACTATAAAATATGGTTTGACGGAATTGAAATTGCCGAAGTCTCATCGGATGCGGGATTAAAGCAACCGCAAATAACCAGCTTAAACTATTTGCATCCTCTCCTATTACCAGACGATCACGATGAGTGGTTAATCGATTGTTTCGAAAATGATATGCCAATTAGCAATGCTTTATACGATAAGCTGCTCGATTTACTTAACCTCTATAATCCAAGCCATCATGAAATCAAAGATGGTGCAGCTAGGCCGTTTGAAGGAGACGATAAAGACCTTTTGTTTACGGATGACTGTTTTGTTAGTCCACTTCAAGAAGCTTTGAATAACGAGCGAGACATCAGCAATCAATTTGATAGTGCTGACAATATGGTTGTTGTTGAAGGTGAAACTTTAATTCATGTTCCTATTGGTATTGAGGGACTATCGGGCGCGTTACCTCCATTGGGTCGAAAACTTAAGTCATCACTAAGCTTGGATAATGAAAAACAAAACGAAGTGTTTGTTGAGTTGCTAAGCGATATCCTTGTCGCGCCATTAGATAACCTTAAAAAGTTGTTAAATGACAGCCTGTGCATAGGCCCTTTGCGAGGAATTCCAGATTTCTTACATCAACCAAATCCATATGTAGAACAAAAAGATTGGCATGACGGTTTGGCAGCGTGGGACGTATTAGCTAGAGGTGATAGCGAGCTAATTACTGCAGTTGATGAGTGGATCTCCAATGAAAATAAATTAGGTTTAGGCTATGGCTTAGCTCACCGAGTCGAAAAACATTACGCCGAGATAAAAAGGTTCAGCCCTTCTGGATCCTTTTCTCCAGCCGAAGAGCAACTAAAGCGTATCATATCTGAAGATTTAAAGGGAGCCACTAGAGTCCCTCACCCAGACGAAGTAAAAACAAACTACACATATTCACTATTTGATTTAAGTAACCGAATGTCTGTGACGCCAAGTGATATTGGTGTCGGTATTTCACAGCTAATGCCATTGGTGGTAGCTGCACTTAGCAGAAATAAGAGGGTTGTAGCTTGCGAACAACCAGAACTGCATGTTCATCCCAGAATACAAGTCGCCATTGGGGACCTACTAACTCAAACCGGGCGAGCAACTAATTTCTTGATTGAAACACACAGCGAACATTTAATACTTCGCTTGAGAAAGCGTGTTAGACAAACAACGGATAAAGAGTTGCCAGAAGGGTTTAAGCCTGTTGATAAAGATGACATTTCTATTGTTTACTTTGAGCCGTCTGACGAGGGTGTTATCACCCGACGAATCAAACTAGATGAAGACGGTGAATTCACTTCTAAGTGGCCTCAAGGCTTCTTCTCTGAACGCAGAGAGGAATATTTGTAA
- a CDS encoding McrB family protein, with product MAYFTQEHFNLLNEWARKKYDKNDPLHTSSREKLKSVYQLVEEWARSINKAVFADNGRVKLVKNPVNQGQKFESYLWARIYPKKDSPKELAYTIGFNTEGLDIKIDTVGLDESKDKRRKKYLEIRGDFNSSGIVSLMPIESAIKLNFEQILTWSKQQMENFDMDYDEVANKMGLNDGELTTNGEPIVNSSEPNRVTPLNQILYGPPGTGKTYHTVQASVKAAEPDFQAKSRVDLKKKYDELVADKRIRFVTFHQSYGYEEFVEGLKANSNNGEISYDVEPGIFKQICEDARQGVEPDNDPLEQAIEMFKAELEETSTITLKTLRGNDFDVQYHGNTTFRVFPEATSHEDLGKGYPVSIDNIRKLYRGLSVKKIYNSSYVKSILNHIKKTYSVNDFEAPKQGEVKNFVLVIDEINRGNISKVFGELITLIEESKRSGEDQDEALEVVLPNSGEPFSVPVNLFLIGTMNTADRSLAMMDTALRRRFDFVEMMPRPELFNEVSINGIELEALLSKMNQRIEVLYDREHTLGHAFFMPVKDLVDKQEQAFETLKSVFKNKIIPLLEEYFFEDWNKIRLVLGDNQKAEGLQFVIEEKQSFDSLFGNNHGLNNYPQEEKSYTLLPFDNDVWNKPEAYVGIYKAKKED from the coding sequence ATGGCGTATTTTACTCAAGAACATTTTAATTTGCTGAATGAGTGGGCAAGAAAGAAATACGATAAGAATGATCCGCTACACACCTCATCACGCGAAAAGTTGAAATCAGTGTATCAACTAGTTGAAGAGTGGGCGCGCAGTATTAATAAAGCTGTGTTTGCTGATAATGGACGAGTAAAACTTGTTAAAAATCCGGTCAACCAAGGTCAAAAATTTGAAAGCTATTTATGGGCAAGAATTTATCCGAAAAAAGACTCACCTAAAGAGCTCGCCTATACCATTGGGTTCAATACTGAAGGGTTAGACATCAAAATTGATACTGTCGGTTTAGATGAAAGCAAAGATAAACGAAGAAAGAAGTATCTTGAAATTAGGGGCGACTTTAATTCTTCAGGCATTGTCAGTTTGATGCCTATTGAAAGCGCAATAAAATTAAACTTTGAGCAGATACTAACTTGGTCAAAGCAACAAATGGAAAATTTCGACATGGATTATGACGAAGTCGCGAATAAAATGGGTTTAAACGATGGTGAACTAACAACCAATGGCGAACCTATAGTTAATAGCAGTGAGCCAAATAGAGTTACACCATTAAATCAAATCCTTTATGGCCCTCCAGGCACAGGTAAAACTTATCATACTGTTCAAGCCTCTGTTAAAGCGGCTGAACCAGACTTTCAAGCTAAATCACGTGTCGATTTGAAGAAAAAGTATGATGAATTGGTAGCTGATAAACGAATTCGATTTGTTACCTTTCATCAAAGTTATGGCTATGAAGAGTTTGTAGAGGGTCTGAAGGCAAACTCAAATAACGGGGAAATATCTTATGATGTTGAACCTGGAATATTTAAGCAAATTTGTGAAGATGCTCGCCAAGGAGTTGAGCCAGATAATGACCCTCTAGAACAAGCTATAGAGATGTTTAAAGCCGAATTAGAAGAAACCTCTACCATTACGCTAAAGACACTTCGTGGAAATGATTTTGATGTGCAATATCACGGTAACACTACGTTTAGAGTGTTCCCTGAAGCAACTTCACACGAAGATTTAGGAAAGGGATACCCTGTTTCAATTGATAACATACGAAAGTTATATCGCGGGTTAAGCGTTAAGAAAATTTATAATTCATCGTATGTTAAATCGATCCTAAACCATATTAAAAAAACATATAGCGTAAATGACTTTGAAGCGCCCAAACAAGGTGAAGTGAAAAACTTTGTACTTGTGATTGATGAAATAAACAGGGGGAACATTTCAAAAGTATTTGGTGAATTGATTACCCTAATAGAAGAATCGAAAAGGTCTGGAGAGGACCAAGACGAAGCATTAGAAGTTGTTTTGCCAAATTCAGGTGAACCCTTTAGTGTTCCAGTGAATCTATTTCTAATTGGCACTATGAATACGGCTGACCGTTCATTAGCAATGATGGACACTGCGCTTCGTCGTCGCTTTGATTTTGTTGAAATGATGCCTAGGCCGGAGTTGTTTAATGAGGTATCTATTAACGGTATAGAATTGGAAGCGCTACTCAGCAAGATGAATCAGCGCATTGAAGTACTTTACGACCGAGAGCATACACTCGGCCATGCTTTTTTCATGCCTGTTAAAGATTTAGTGGACAAACAAGAGCAAGCATTTGAAACCCTTAAGTCAGTATTTAAAAACAAAATTATTCCATTACTAGAAGAGTACTTTTTTGAGGACTGGAATAAAATACGATTAGTGCTTGGTGATAACCAGAAAGCTGAAGGGCTGCAATTTGTAATAGAAGAAAAGCAATCGTTTGATAGCTTGTTTGGCAATAACCACGGGTTGAATAATTATCCGCAAGAAGAAAAAAGCTATACGCTTTTACCTTTTGATAATGATGTGTGGAATAAACCAGAAGCATACGTAGGCATTTATAAAGCGAAAAAAGAAGACTAA